The Elaeis guineensis isolate ETL-2024a chromosome 14, EG11, whole genome shotgun sequence genome has a segment encoding these proteins:
- the LOC140853756 gene encoding uncharacterized protein has product MNVLYCALDASEFNRISTCTSAKEIWNRLEVTHEGTNQVKESKINMLVHKYELFKIEHDESITAMFTRFTDIINGLKSLGKSYTNSELVRKILRSLSRTWEAKVTAIQEAKDLNTLPLEELLGSLMTHELSMMQHQEDEIKKKRTIVLKSTTSPDYETDDSEDEDQDEEMALITRKFKKFLRKRKQGMRKKFTKGDQSIEKEKDQTPICYECKKPGHFRSDCPQLKKGPKKFKKKTMMATWSASDDSNSDEETSTEQANLCLMAHENETET; this is encoded by the exons atgaatgttctttattgtgcactagatgctagtgaatttaatcgcatttctacttgtacatctgctaaagaaatatggaataggttagaagtcacccatgagggaacaaatcaagtaaaagagtctaaaataaacatgcttgtacataaatatgaattgttcaaaatagagcatgatgagtccataactgctatgtttactcgttttactgatataatcaatggtttaaagagtcttggcaaatcttatactaacagtgaacttgtaaggaagattctcaggtcactgtcaagaacttgggaagccaaggtgactgccatccaagaagcaaaggacttgaacactctacctctagaagagcttcttggatccttgatgactcatgaacttagcatgatgcaacatcaagaggatgaaatcaaaaagaaaagaaccattgtcctcaaatccacaacttcacctgattatgaaacagatgactctgaagatgaagatcaggatgaggagatggctctcatcacccgaaaattcaagaagtttctaagaaaaaggaaacaggggatgagaaagaaattcacaaaaggagatcaaagcatagaaaaggagaaagatcaaacccctatatgctacgagtgcaagaagccaggacatttcagatccgattgtcctcaattgaagaaaggtccaaagaaattcaaaaagaagacaatgatggcgacctggagtgcgagtgatgactcaaactccgacgaggaaacctcaacagaacaagcgaatctgtgcctgatggcacatgaaaatgag acagaaacttga